Proteins from a genomic interval of Capsicum annuum cultivar UCD-10X-F1 chromosome 4, UCD10Xv1.1, whole genome shotgun sequence:
- the LOC107855575 gene encoding embryogenesis-like protein: MHRRSSISLCKSLFRHPFHKSTIPISHFSSTTPTSLSNQYVSDTKTSLNPTKPRHFLGPKRSIFLNIRRYSSVDTDREVDKINLKFAEAREEIESAMESKETVYFNEEADCARDAVKEVLDLYQELLGKVSESEKGVIQRSMGLKIEQLKAELDQLNE; the protein is encoded by the coding sequence ATGCATCGACGTTCATCAATCTCCCTCTGTAAATCACTATTTCGACACCCTTTTCATAAATCTACAATACCCATATCTCATTTTTCCTCAACAACTCCCACATCTCTCTCAAATCAATATGTTTCTGACACAAAAACATCCTTAAACCCCACAAAACCCAGACATTTTCTTGGTCCGAAGAGGTCAATTTTTCTGAATATAAGGCGATATAGTAGTGTTGACACTGACAGAGAAGTTGATAAAATCAACCTCAAGTTTGCGGAAGCAAGAGAGGAGATAGAATCAGCAATGGAATCTAAAGAGACAGTGTATTTTAATGAAGAAGCTGATTGTGCTCGTGATGCTGTTAAGGAAGttcttgatttgtatcaagaGTTATTGGGAAAGGTGTCGGAGAGTGAAAAGGGAGTGATTCAAAGGTCTATGGGGCTTAAGATTGAGCAATTGAAGGCTGAGCTTGATCaattgaatgaatga